A genomic window from Brassica oleracea var. oleracea cultivar TO1000 chromosome C8, BOL, whole genome shotgun sequence includes:
- the LOC106312735 gene encoding 29 kDa ribonucleoprotein, chloroplastic-like, which produces MSASASSLSLSSFNPKSLPLCISRSASVLPPSLSFKLHSIFASSAVKCSSSPAQHPSRFARNVAVSSDFEVEEDDMFTDDDSPPPQQERSSSFSADLKLFVGNLSFDVDSAQLAQLFESAGTVEMVEVIYDKVTGRSRGFGFVTMSTAAEVEAAAQQFNGYELEGRALRVNAGPPPPKREESFSRGPRSGGYGSERSGYGSERSGYGSQRSGRSGYGSERSSYGSGSGSGSGSGSSDRVYVGNLSWGVDDTALESLFSEQGKVVEARVIYDRDTGRSKGFGFVTLGSPQEVTRAINSLNGADLDGRQIRVSEAEARPPRRQF; this is translated from the exons ATGTCTGCCTCTGCTTCCTCCCTTTCCCTTTCTTCCTTCAACCCTAAATCCCTCCCTCTCTGCATTTCCCGCTCCGCCTCCGTTCTCCCACCTTCCCTCTCCTTCAAACTCCACTCCATCTTCGCTTCCTCCGCCGTCAAATGCTCCTCCTCCCCCGCCCAACACCCGTCGCGTTTCGCCAGAAACGTGGCCGTATCATCGGATTTCGAGGTGGAGGAAGACGACATGTTCACCGACGATGACTCTCCCCCGCCGCAGCAAGAGCGCAGCTCCTCCTTCTCCGCGGACCTCAAACTCTTCGTCGGTAACCTCTCCTTCGATGTGGATAGCGCTCAGCTCGCTCAGCTGTTTGAGAGCGCCGGGACTGTTGAGATGGTTGAG GTTATCTATGATAAAGTGACTGGCAGAAGCAGAGGTTTTGGATTTGTGACAATGTCCACTGCAGCTGAAGTTGAAGCAGCTGCTCAGCAGTTTAATGGCTAT GAACTTGAGGGCAGAGCTTTGAGGGTTAACGCTGGCCCTCCTCCACCTAAGAGGGAGGAATCATTCTCCAGGGGACCAAGAAGTGGTGGTTACGGTTCTGAACGTTCTGGTTACGGCTCTGAACGTTCCGGCTACGGGTCTCAACGTTCAGGACGTTCTGGTTACGGGTCTGAGCGTTCCAGCTATGGTTCTGGGTCAGGTTCAGGCTCAGGCTCAGGTTCATCAGACCGTGTGTATGTGGGAAACCTTTCGTGGGGTGTGGATGACACGGCTCTTGAGAGCTTGTTCAGCGAGCAAGGAAAGGTTGTTGAGGCCAGGGTCATTTACGACAGGGACACTGGTCGATCAAAGGGTTTTGGGTTTGTGACACTCGGCTCTCCTCAAGAGGTCACACGAGCCATCAACTCTTTGAATGGCGCA GATTTGGATGGAAGACAGATTAGAGTCTCGGAGGCTGAGGCTAGACCACCAAGGCGCCAGTTTTGA